In a single window of the Metopolophium dirhodum isolate CAU chromosome 2, ASM1992520v1, whole genome shotgun sequence genome:
- the LOC132938096 gene encoding large ribosomal subunit protein uL2, which yields MGRVIRAQRKGAGSVFRSHTKHRKGAPKLRNLDYSEKYGYIKGVVKDIIHDPGRGAPLAVVHFRDPYKYKTRKELFIAPEGVYTGQFLYCGKKAKLNIGNVMPIGVMPEGTIICNLEEKTGDRGRLARASGNYATVVAHNPDSKRTRVKLPSGAKKVIPSNNRAMIGLVSGGGRIDKPMLKAGRAYHKYKAKRNCWPKVRGVAMNPVEHPHGGGNHQHIGKASTVKRGTSAGRKVGLIAARRTGRIRGGKVVTKKGDD from the exons ATGGGTAGGGTTATTCGTGCTCAGAGAAAAGGTGCGGGAAGCGTTTTCCGTTCCCACACTAAACACCGCAAAGGCGCTCCCAAACTCAGGAACTTGGACTACTCGGAAAAATATGGTTACATCAAAGGAGTCGTTAAg GACATTATTCACGATCCTGGTCGTGGAGCTCCTTTAGCGGTTGTTCACTTTAGAGACCCATACAAATATAAGACAAGAAAAGAGTTATTCATTGCACCCGAAGGTGTATACACAGGACAATTTTTGTACTGTGGAAAGAAAG ctAAATTGAACATTGGTAATGTTATGCCTATTGGTGTAATGCCTGAAGGTACTATTATCTGTAATTTGGAAGAAAAAACTGGTGACCGTGGCCGTTTAGCTCGTGCTTCTGGTAATTATGCTACCGTTGTTGCCCACAACCCAGACTCCAAAAGGACAAGGGTAAAGTTACCGTCTGGTGCCAAAAAAGTTATTCCATCCAACAACCGTGCTATGATTG gacTGGTTTCTGGAGGTGGACGTATTGACAAGCCTATGTTGAAGGCTGGGCGTGCATACCACAAATACAAGGCTAAGCGTAATTGCTGGCCTAAGGTACGTGGTGTTGCTATGAACCCTGTTGAGCATCCTCATGGAGGTGGTAATCATCAACATATTGGTAAAGCATCCACAGTCAAGAGAGGAACCAGTGCAGGAAGAAag GTTGGTCTCATTGCCGCCAGGAGAACTGGTAGAATTCGTGGAGGTAAAGTGGTCACCAAGAAGGGTGATGATTAA
- the LOC132938097 gene encoding dynein axonemal assembly factor 6 gives MDYIDLKKLSEMLEPPTANSSDSEDDLPKSSLVQLCRSKTGKDTTILTTESIKKNEEKNQKKIEVLQSEEEKAKNIWQDEEIVAAPEAIDVVSDTRVRPEYDVKYQQFVGTEDAFLQMGPKTPLTSSCEAMVVEVKMPGDRMPGICTDITEDAVDIRSPKYRLHVPFPHNVHKQMSKASWNSSTNTLTITVFLKREYDDINF, from the exons atggattacattgatttaaaaaaattaagtgaaatGCTGGAACCACCAACTGCAAATTCTTCGGATAGCGAAGATGATCTTCCGAAATCATCTTTAGTGCAACTGT gtaggtcaAAAACAGGAAAAGACACAACAATCTTGACAActgaatctataaaaaaaaatgaagaaaaaaatcaaaaaaaaatcgagGTATTACAGTCGGAAGAAGAGAAAGCTAAGAATATATGGCAAGATGAAGAGATCGTAGCTGCTCCAGAAGCTATTGACGTTGTATCAGACACTAGAGTTAGACCTGAATATGATGTAAAGTATCAACAATTCGTGGGAACAGAAGATGCGTTTCtacaa aTGGGTCCAAAGACTCCACTGACTTCCAGCTGTGAAGCGATGGTGGTTGAAGTGAAAATGCCAGGAGACCGTATGCCAGGCATTTGTACAGATATAACAGAAGACGCTGTTGATATCCGTAGTCCTAAATATAGATTGCACGTGCCTTTTCCACATAATGTGCACAAACAAATGTCGAAGGCTTCGTGGAATTCCTCGACCAATACTCTTACAATAACTGTATTCCTAAAACGTGAATACGATGATATAAATTTCTGA
- the LOC132938095 gene encoding putative ATP-dependent RNA helicase Pl10, with protein MSNVPNQNGSGLEQQFAGLDLQGNSQPSSAPSKYVPPHLRNRPDNSEAVEPESADTDRDFNAPRQPSGNDRRGGRRDDYEDRSYNGSSSSNYGSGRGGGGYRGNYRNDRDGGDWSRFNQGGGGGGGSRWQEGGGGGGRDGRRGGENRRGGRWDESSASNQDWTKPLPPDERLEEELFGNNSTGINFKNYEDIPVEATGEDIPSHINTFDDIKLTDIIRMNIALTRYDTPTPVQKYAIPIIVGRRDVMACAQTGSGKTAAFLVPILNQIYEKGPAAYNVGPKLQSRRKYPLGLILAPTRELATQIYDEAKKFAYRSRVRPCVVYGGSHVMDQIRDLEQGCHLLVATPGRLVDMLERGKIGLDFCRYLVLDEADRMLDMGFETQIRRIVEKDSMPPPGDRQTLMFSATFPKEIQMLARDFLDNYIFLAIGRVGSTSENITQKIVWVEDRNKRSYLLDLLNATPIRSKPAESLILVFVETKKGADSLEEFLYSNGYPVTSIHGDRTQREREDALKSFRSGNTPVLVATAVAARGLDIPHVTHVINYDLPSDVEEYVHRIGRTGRMGNLGLATSFFNDKNRNLTRDLMELITESKQELPGWLESMAVDFRMSSGRRSNGAKGGSRFGGAGFGSRDYRTTSSMPPRGGSSGPPRRDYGGGSNNGGGFYGGGNYGGSYNSGGAAPNGNSSTQDWWSQS; from the exons atgagtaatgtACCCAATCAAAATGGATCAGGTCTAGAGCAGCAG TTTGCTGGTCTGGACTTGCAGGGCAACTCACAGCCCAGTTCGGCTCCAAGCAAGTACGTTCCACCTCATCTGAGGAACAGACCGGATAATTCCGAAGCAGTAGAACCag AAAGTGCTGATACAGACAGAGATTTTAACGCTCCTCGCCAACCATCag gaaacGATCGCCGTGGTGGCCGAAGAGATGATTATGAAGATCGTTCCTACAATGGATCATCGAGTTCCAATTATGGTAGCGGACGAGGCGGAGGTGGTTATAGAGGCAATTACCGCAATGATAGAGATGGCGGCGATTGGTCGCGTTTCAATCAAGGAGGTGGTGGTGGAGGAGGCAGCAGGTGGCAAGAAGGAGGAGGAGGTGGTGGACGTGATGGAAGAag AGGCGGAGAAAATCGTAGAGGTGGCCGTTGGGATGAATCTAGCGCTTCTAATCAAGATTGGACAAAACCACTCCCCCCTGATGAACGTTTGGAGGAGGAACTTTTTGGAAATAATAGTACAggcattaactttaaaaattatgaagataTTCCAGTTGAAGCAACTGGTGAAGATATACCCTCCCATATTAATACA TTTGACGACATTAAGCTGACAGATATTATACGCATGAATATTGCATTGACTCGTTATGATACTCCAACTCCAGTTCAAAAGTATGCTATACCGATTATTGTTGGCCGTCGTGATGTTATGGCCTGTGCCCAAACTGGATCAGGCAAAACTGCTGCATTCTTGGTTCCCATACTCAATCAGATTTATGAAAAAGGGCCAGCTGCCTATAATGTTGGGCCTAAG CTACAGTCAAGACGTAAATATCCTCTTGGTTTAATATTAGCTCCTACTCGTGAATTAGCTACCCAAATATATGATGAAGCAAAGAAGTTTGCGTATCGTTCTAGAGTACGTCCTTGTGttgt CTATGGTGGTTCACATGTTATGGACCAAATCCGTGATTTAGAACAGGGGTGCCATTTATTAGTGGCTACTCCTGGCCGTTTAGTAGACATGTTGGAGAGGGGTAAAATTGGGTTAGATTTTTGTCGATACTTAGTTTTGGATGAAGCTGATCGAATGTTAGATATGGGTTTTGAAACTCAAATAAGACGTATTGTTGAGAAGGATTCTATGCCGCCTCCAGGTGACAGACAAACTCTGATGTTCTCTGCAACATTCCCTAAAGAAATTCAA ATGTTGGCTAGAGATTTTCTTGACAACTATATTTTCTTAGCTATTGGTCGAGTTGGATCAACATCTGAAAACATAACACAAAAAATTGTTTGGGTTGAAGACCGAAACAAAAGATcctatttattagatttactaAATGCTACTCCAATTAGATCAA AACCTGCTGAGTCATTGATATTGGTGTTTGTTGAAACTAAAAAAGGCGCCGATTCTTTGGAAGAATTTTTGTATTCCAATGGTTATCCAGTAACCTCTATTCATGGTGACCGAACACAGCGAGAACGTGAGGATGCATTAAAAAGTTTCCGATCAGGGAACACACCGGTCTTAGTTGCTACAGCTGTTGCAGCTAGAGGCTTAGATATACCTCATGTAACACATGtgattaattatgatttaccaTCAGATGTCGAGGAGTATGTGCATCGCATTGGACGTACTGGCCGTATGGGAAACTTAG gtttGGCCACTTCTTTTTTCAATGATAAAAATCGCAATTTAACTAGAGACCTAATGGAATTGATAACTGAATCAAAACAGGAATTACCTGGATGGTTGGAAAGTATGGCTGTAGACTTCAGAATGAGCAGTGGAAGAAGAAGTAATGGAGCAAAAGGAGG AAGTCGTTTTGGAGGTGCCGGTTTTGGTTCTCGAGATTATCGTACAACAAGCAGCATGCCACCAAGGGGTGGTAGTTCTGGTCCACCTCGTAGGGACTATGGAGGTGGCAGTAATAATG GAGGTGGATTTTATGGTGGTGGTAATTATGGAGGATCATACAATAGTGGCGGTGCAGCTCCCAATGGAAATTCTTCAACTCAAGATTGGTGGTCTCAGTCATAA